The sequence AAGAGGAAGGAGGCCCAGGGTTGCCCTATCCATGCCAGTTTTGTGACAAATCGTTCAGCCGCCTCAGCTACTTAAAGCACCACGAGCAAAGTCACAGCGACAAGCTCCCTTTCAAATGCACATATTGCAGTCGCCTCTTCAAACACAAACGGAGCAGGGACCGCCACATAAAGCTTCATACGGGAGACAAGAAGTATCACTGCAGTGAGTGTGATGCAGCGTTCTCGAGGAGTGATCATCTTAAAATTCACTTAAAGACTCATACATCCAACAAGCCATATAAGTGTGCCATTTGTAGACGTGGGTTCCTGTCATCTAGTTCGCTGCATGGTCACATGCAGGTTCATGAGAGGAACAAAGATGGCTCTCAGTCCGCTTCCCGGATGGAGgactggaaaatgaaagacaCTCAGAAATGCAGTCAGTGCGAAGAAGGCTTTGATTTTCCTGAAGATCTTCAGAAGCACATTGCAGAATGTCACCCTGAGTGTTCCCCTAATGAAGACCGATCTGCTCTTCAGTGTGTTTACTGTCATGAACTCTTTGTAGAGGAAACGTCTCTGGTGAATCACATGGAGCAGGCTCATAATGGTGAGAAGAAGAATTCGTGCAGCATTTGCTCTGAGAACTTTCATACTGTGGAGGAGCTGTACAGCCACATGGACAGTCACCAGCAGCCAGAGTCGTGCAACCACAGCAACAGCCCGTCTTTGGTAACTGTGGGCTACACCTCAGTCTCTAGCACCACTCCAGATTCAAATCTCTCGGTGGATAGTTCAACAATGGTGGAAACAGCTCCCCCTATACCAAAAGGTCGTGGAAGGAAGCGGGCGGCTCAGCAAGTACCAGATATCACTGGTCCTTCGAGTAAACAGGCAAAAGTTACCTATAGCTGCATTTATTGCAACAAACAGTTATTTTCCAGCCTTGCAGTTTTGCAGATACACCTGAAAACTATGCATTTAGATAAACCCGAACAAGCCCATATCTGTCAGTATTGTTTGGAGGTATTGCCATCTCTCTACAATCTGAACGAACATCTTAAGCAAGTCCACGAAGCTCCGGACCCAGCACTGATTGTTTCTACCATGCCTGCCATGGTGTACCAGTGCAACTTCTGCTCTGAAGTGTTCAATGACCTCAACACTCTTCAGGAACACATCCGATGTTCTCATGGATTTGCCAACCCTGCTGCTAAGGACAGTAATGCATTCTTTTGCCCCCATTGCTACATGGGATTTCTTACAGATTCTTCTCTGGAAGAGCATATTAGACAAGTCCATTGTGATCTTAGCAGTTCCCGTTTTGGTTCCCCTGTGCTTGGAACCCCAAAAGATCCAGTGGTGGAAGTGTATTCTTGTTCTTACTGTACAAATTCTCCGATATTTAACAGTGTTCTTAAACTGAACAAGCATATCAAGGAGAACCATAAGAACATTCCTTTGGCACTGAATTACATccacaatggaaaaaaatccagagccATGAGTCCCTTATCTCCTGTAACCATTGAGCAGACCTCTTTAAAGATGATGCAGGCAGTGGGAGGTGCTCCTCCTCGTCCTGCAGGTGAATATATTTGTAATCAGTGTGGTGCTAAGTATACTTCCTTGGACGGTTTTCAGACTCATTTAAAAACACACCTTGACACTGTCCTGCCAAAACTGACCTGCCCTCAGTGCAACAAGGAATTTCCAAATCAGGAGTCTCTGCTGAAGCATGTTACCATTCATTTCATGATCACCTCGACCTACTACATCTGTGAAAGCTGTGACAAGCAGTTCACTTCTGTGGATGACTTGCAGAAACACCTGCTGGACATGCATACATTTGTGTTCTTCCGCTGCACCTTGTGCCAAGAAGTTTTTGACTCCAAAGTCTCCATTCAGCTGCACTTGGCTGTGAAGCACAGCAATGAAAAGAAGGTATACAGATGTACGTCTTGCAACTGGGATTTCCGCAATGAGACTGACCTACAGCTTCATGTTAAACACAACCACCTGGAGAACCAAGGCAAAGTACACAAGTGTATCTTCTGTGGCGAGTCCTTTGGTACGGAGGTGGAGCTGCAGTGTCACATTACTACGCACAGCAAGAAGTACAACTGCAAGTTCTGCAGCAAAGCTTTCCATGCTATCATCTTGCTGGAAAAGCACTTAAGGGAAAAACATTgtgtttttgaaacaaaaactcCAAACTGTGGAGCGAACGGGGCATCTGAGCAGGTTCAGAAAGAGGAAGTGGAACTCCAGACCTTGTTGACAAATAGCCAGGAGTCCCATAACAGCCATGATGGCAGCGAAGAAGATGTGGACACATCTGAGCCTATGTATGGCTGTGACATTTGTGGAGCAGCTTATACCATGGAGACTCTCCTGCAAAATCACCAGCTTCGAGACCACAACATTCGACCTGGAGAAAGTGCCATAGTAAAGAAAAAGGCTGAACTCATTAAAGGGAATTACAAGTGTAATGTGTGTTCTCGAACATTCTTCTCTGAAAATGGGCTCCGAGAGCACATGCAGACACACTTGGGACCGGTGAAACACTATATGTGCCCAATCTGTGGTGAGCGGTTTCCGTCTCTTCTGACTCTTACTGAGCATAAGGTCACACATAGTAAGAGCCTGGACACTGGAAACTGCAGGATTTGCAAGATGCCCCTCCAGAGTGAGGAGGAATTTTTAGAGCATTGCCAAATGCACCCTGACTTGAGGAACTCCTTGACAGGGTTCCGCTGTGTGGTGTGCATGCAGACAGTGACTTCCACGCTGGAACTGAAAATCCATGGCACGTTCCACATGCAGAAAACTGGAAACGGTTCTGCCGTGCAGTCCACGGGGCGTGCACAGCATCTCCAGAAACTGTACAAGTGTGCTTCTTGCCTGAAGGAATTCCGCTCCAAACAGGATTTAGTGAAACTTGACATCAACGGTCTGCCATATGGTCTGTGTGCTAGCTGTGTTAATCTCAGTAAAAGTGGTAGTCCAAGTGTCAACATCCCTTCAAGCAGTAACAGACAAGGCATGGGCCAAAGTGAGAATTTGAGTTCCATTGAGAACAAAAGCAAGGCAGGGGGACTGAAGACTCGATGTTCTAGTTGCAATGTTAAATTTGAATCAGAAAGTGAACTCCAAAACCATATTCAGTCAATCCACAGAGAGCTTGTTCCAGACAGCAACAGTACACAGCTGAAAACACCACAAGTATCTCCAATGCCCAGAATCAGCCCCTCCCAAACTGAAGAGGTaacccttttttctttgctcttgacACCTTCCATCCTTTTGGAAAAACTCCCCCTTTTTTCAAGCTGTCTTGTCACTTGTCATGAAATGCTTAGGCTGAACCATGTTACATTTCCATCCGTAGCCATTAGCTAGTAATTACTTGCTTCTTGATATGCCTTACATCTTGGATTGAATTGTGCGGAATAGGACTAATTCCAGTCTCCCTAGGATATTGTCTTCTGTGTCGCTGAGGAGACCTATCTTCATGCCAGCACAACTGAGATCTGGAATCTTATCCTAGCTCCCTTATGCGTTGGAATCCCCAGCTAGGAGTTGTGCTTACGGCAGAGAGCATTAATGACAGAGGACTAGAATACAGTGAGCCAAAATGCTGGCATAAGGGGcgaatttttgaaaaatatttgtgagcAACAAattgaggtggttttttttaaattgtgttgtagacattctttttcccctcttataGCATATTTTGATTAAGTAGAAGTGCAACGCTAGCCTAAGGTAAATTGGGAAATCAGTCCTTTGGATGCAATTCCTtgttgtgttttcctttccattcctgGTGAACAACACTTTGATGTCACTGAAACACCTAGTGCCTGATGATTGAAATCCCATTCGTGTAGCGTAACTTAGAAAGTAAATATCAAACTCTTGAAAGATCTCATCTGCTTCCTCAGTCACCAGTGACCAAGTAGTAACACCTGTATATGGGAAACTATGGGGGTCGTGTACTGAGGGAAGAGAATCTGTTTTATCTTCAGAGATGTTGTCAATAGAATGACTTAGAGTTAATATTTTAGGCATGGTATCTTGCATAATGACCCCTTATAGTTCAGAAAGCCTAAAAACACAGCACAAACAGATGATAAGAAATAATAGCTTTTGTTTCAAGAAAGCTTTTCGCCTGTAATGGTATAAGCATGGTGCAATCCATTGCTGTGAATGTGTATGGGTATCCTGTGGCtagggagctgctgctcttccatcaCCTTCCTCACTCCCTGTTTGTGAGCCCATCTGTTGGGTAAGAAATCTCTCAGCGTGTCATCCAGCAGTGTTGTGCAAACTGgagggcaggagagaggcagagagggaggagggaagagatgtAAAGATATATGGGCCAAGAGGTAAGTATTTGTGGAGCTACCTACCGAGAACGTAGCTGAAGATAGGCTAGGAGAAGGCCACTGGGTACTACAGGGCCTGGAGTGCCATGAAGAGGGAAGTGGAGCTGGGAGATGAGGGTGAAGTATCAGGCAGGATACATCTGCCAGGGAAGGGCCCTATGCTTTCATGACTTCTGCCTCTCCAGTTTGCACATTGAGTGGTGGTGGGGGACACCTGGGGAATGGGATGTGGTGTGGAGTTTATGGAAGGAGCAGGTTGTTAGACTGAGAACCGCAAGTCTAAGGAAAACCTTCCTTTcaaagaagagggagaaggaatgGCTCCCGTTAGGTGCAGTTCAGGCCATTGATGGTCCTTTAGTACTGCTGCTGAGTGGGAACCACAGGATGACCAGCTGCATGTTTTTGATAGATTCAGAGTCATCCTGGTTTCAGTTTCTGTCATCTTTCTCCAAGTGACATGAAATCTCTCTTCCCAGTCATGTTGGAAGCCGGTTTCCTGCTACCTCAAGCACAATCAGAATCACGCGTGTTAAGACAGTTACCATGATAACATATTAccaacttctgtttttcttgtttgtaaaCCAGACAAAAAGAGATTTGGGGATCCTTTGTGGTGATATAAGGTCAGTTACCTTCAGTGTCATCACTGAATCTTCTTGTACTTGGGTCAGGTATAATCACAGTTTTTATGTCTTCTGATTGGCATCATGTGCCGCCTCTTactccttttgatttttctcttagaAATGTATGTAAGatgaaaaagccttttaaacTTCTGCAAGATTTGTGACTAGCATTTGCCTGCTTTCAAATCACCActtgcccccccaccccattcaGAGCATgtaaactgatttttcagtgtCTATGGTCCTAGTCTCCACGTAAGTAACCTAGACTTTCAGATTCTTTTCTCATGGGAAGCACAAAGCTATCGAGTTCCTGATAGAGCATTAGTACTTCTGGAAACCATAAGTGCATGTTTGTAAAATCCtgaaagataatttatttttctgacagatATTACTGGTTTCAAATTATAGTGATGCAAGCATTATAGAAATGAGAATCAAAATTGAAAGTGGTAATACACAAATGTTTAACACTATAGATTGGATGTCCAGACTGagggaaatgaaaacataagCATATAACACagacagtaaaaacaaattGGATTTCTAAAATTTGTTATTAGTCAGTGGCTTTGCTACTCCACTGGAAGGATATTTCTTGAATTGAACGGGATGTTGAAGACAGCTACTTAAACATGCTATTTTGCGgaaattttcaacaaaaaaaaaatcataatattaAGGAGAGAGGGTTTAATTTGTATTATTGAGGGTCACGTGGTTTGAGTTTTCAACCTTTATATAAGGAACGCTTCATTCCCAAGGCAAGAAAAATATGGAGACTAGTTCCCAGACCATTAATAGTGCTGAATACACTTTGTTGCTCAGTATTAGATTACTATGGTAAGAGTACTAGCAAATATCTTTTTAAGATAAAAGATAACActaaaaaatgtcatttctggCTTCTTTGCCAAGTATTCTCATGGTTGAACTAGAAAACTTCCCTTTTTAGCCTGTACTCAATAACATGATAGAGTGCAATTACCTTAACACGGTATAATGTCATCAGCTGAGCTATCACCTGCTGAGCTCACCCTGCTTGCTAAGTGAAAGCTGTTGACCTGAatcatcttcactgaaagcCACCTTTCAGTTGGGGTGGGAAATGATGGGCAATGCTCATCATCAGTTACAACAACTCAAGGAACAGGTCAGAACTCATTAAGCCCATCATACTGCTGAATCTAGTACCCATAAAGTATCAGACAGATTGTGGATAGCTAGCTATTGAAGGAGCTCTAAAAGTGGTAAATCTGTAACTTACTCTTTAGGCATAATGAGATGCTGAATTCAGGTTGTAGATTTCTTGTAAAGATCTTGAATCATTGCAAGCACACTGTTAGGATAATAATCTTCTTGGTGATAGTTAATGTTTAAAAGTGGAGAACAAGGTCTGATATGATCATGAATTGGGAACTAGACATCAGTCCTTTTTCCATCACTCATTTGCTTTGTTGACTTGGACAAATCTACTTGAACAactctgcttcattttccttattcagaaaataagatTGATAGTTCCTGAAAAGTGTGTTGCTGTGCTTAATTGTGATACATTTTTTGTAAAGCACTTGGAGGACGAAAAGCAGTGTTCAAGAAAAACTGTGTGGCCTTGCTTCTCTTGTTCCTCCTTAATATGCTGTCATGCACCTAATGAGATAACTCCTGCCTCAGCAGAAGGTGTGCCCTCACTTCTTAAGCCTCACAACTTCTTTACATGCAGAATCACACCAGCGTAACTGTACAATAATAGTTATATTGTTAATTGCTTAGccagcaggggaggagggaatggACTCCAGCTTACACCAACAGTTTACTGGTGAAACCTCACTTACGCTAGTGTATCCATATGTGCAACTGCGCTCAATTTGGGGTCCTGTTGGTAACTTCCAGAGTAGATGCTCAGCAAATGTAATTGCTTCTGTAAGTAGCTTAAGTTATGTATCACTTTGTTCCATGAATGTGAAGCTCATGTGAATACTGTATTACCTGTGGCAATGCAGACAGTCCTTCATTAATAATACAAGAACACTCTGGGTTTTCTGGTCCCAAGAAAAGAAGGAGCAGTGCAACTGCCAAATTACTGCAGGAATAAAGATGCTTATTTAGGTGTTGCAAAAAGACTTGCAGAAACTCACTGTAGCAGAGAGTATCAAAAGTGCTGGACTAAGGAGAGAACTAGTAACTGTCACACCAGTAACGGAGTAAGTGTGAATCTGGGGCTGCTCTTCTGTCCTGTCGTGGTTGTGCAGAGCTGTGTGCCAGGATGGGCATGTCACAGTGGGGGGCACTGGGCACATCACAGCACCGTTCTGGAAGGAGCCGTGAAAGTGCAGGCTGACAATGAGCTTGTGGAGACAGGGGTCACAAAACTCAGATGCTGCGGAGAGCTGGTGGCTCCTTGAAGCTCAACTTATCCGACTTCCGATGAATCCAGAAATGGTATCACCCTGGGAGAAAGAATGGAGCTCAGGTAGGTGTACTGTTttatcattatattttttttctctttattcatTGTCCCTGAATCTACCTTTATTCTCTTACTATTCCTCCCCCCTTCTCAAAACACTGCCAGACTCACcaagacagaaaacaggaaCTGCCTTTTGAGGTAGCTGGTTTGTTTCAACAGCATGCACTGGCAGTCAGAGGcggaaagaagagagaaaagactgTGAGCAACCCAGAAATGTTCCCAGATGCATGCTTTTGGCAGGGCAGGCAATAGCATTTTAGCAATATAAATCACTAtgcttttaactgaaaaaaaaatgcagtgaaatcaATACTCATGCGTTTAATTGAAAtacataaagaaattaaaataatcctcCTCATCAGCAATCCAAGCTGATCATTCTGACTACAGGATTTTTATGAATAAGCACATAAACTTGTAATGTAAACATAAGAAGTAGTGCCTTGGGTTTCCTGTCAGTGAATCCAGGCCCAGAACAAGTGATTTTCATGCTGGATTTTGGATCTGGGGacagaaaaaggtaaagaagGTTTGTTGCTGGCACAaaaatttggttttgaaatagTCTGTGGAACTAATCTGTGGCAAacatattttctgcttctggagTTTCAGGATGAGCTCactaaaaataccatttttgtCTTCTTGCATCGTTTTGACGTTGCTTTCAGGAACGTATTATTTAAGACCTGaccatatatatttttaggaaGGGCTACCCTGTTTTTCTTGCCACAGTAGGCCACCTTCACATTACACTATGCTCTAATTTCTGGTAGTACCACTGCCATGAAGTGGCTGACAAGATACAGGCTTAAgtgtttcctcttctcttcttcttcttcttcttcttcttcttcttcttcttcttctcttctctctttacACTTTTAGTAGTGAGCTATCAGACTCCTTTCTGAATTTAACAAGGATGGTGTTATTTATTACCCTGTTGCTGTAAATCCTACCAAAGTTAAGCAGCAAACTTCCCACCTTCTCACACACAGCATGAATTCAGTCTGTGAAAGGAAGGCTGTGTGttgcctgggagctgctgaacAGAAGCAAGAGTGATAATCATAGTGACTTTTCATAGTTTCCTGTCCACTGATCATTAAAAGCTAATACTGTTTATCTGTCTTGTTATTTGTCAGAGGCTTCAGATGGGGAGTTTGGAGAGATGCCTTCTTCACAACTGTGGAAAACTTTgcatgagagaaagaaaggataaCGTGTCCTCCAAAGTTTTCAAGAGCACCAAACCAAGATTTCTATAAAACAATGCAGTGGGGGGGACTGCCTGCTTGAAgaaaggcagagctggagagggacatGGGAACATGGATGAAGGCCTTAAACATCTCTAGAGAGGGCAAATGTACAGTCAACAAAGCTTTATGAGACAAAACATCCTGAGATGTATACTCCAACAGGTCAGCTGTGCAGCCCACTGTCCTCACAGGGCTTTCCCTGTACATGTATCTGCTGGCCAAGTGACCAGGGTAACATGCCACAATTTCCCTTCTGCACAGCCCCAGTGGGAAGATCAGAATAGTGATGAGTATTTACGTTCTGACCTCAGAACTGGGTAGAAGCAACAAGAAATTTCCCCTGTTTTTCTAGCCTGATTAGGAACAAGACATGGGAAATGATGGCATGTCTCTTTTTGTCTGCTGGTTTGCATACCTCTAGAGagttctttctcttcctcctcttacTTTTGGACTACTCATGGCCAGTTTCAAGTAAAACTTCATAGATGAGTAGGAATCTCAAAGCCTAtaaattttttacagtgtttgGGAAGAGAGGTGATCCAGCAGGTGATAGAATCCAGACAGGAAAGAGGCCTTTCAGAGATCCAAACCAGGAAGATGGCTTTAACTGAAGTTCATACCTGGTTTTTATGAAAAAGTCAATCAGTCACAAGAAATGAAGGTATAAGAAACCATGACTGGTTCTTTGTGGTGCTCACAGACCAACTTCTTAAGTGACTGTGAATGTTTTGAGAAGTGTTTTTTACCACTACTCAATAAAGTTGTTATATGTAATGTGTGTATTATTTGTCTCATACAACAAACACAACACCCGAATTTATTACTTCGTCatcagggaaataaaatggGCTAaccattaatttaaaatggataTGTAGCCCCAGTACTACTTGTTTCATGAAGTTGTACAAAATGAACATAAATGAACCACCTGATATGTAGCATCTTGTTGGAGTCCTCTTCTTTGACCTCCCATAGCTCTGTGATGGCTAGTAATTGGTCTTATGCTTGATTGTTCAGAACCCTTAGGtacttttttctcctgccaAACCCATCTTTCATTTATTCCATTTCCTGCATTGTATTGCAAATTATTGTATAAAATATGATCTGTAGTATTTTATACAGTGTATTCTGCTGAATATGACAGCGGAAATGTGTCTCCTGCTACCATGTGTCCTCGCCATGGGACATTTCAGGACAAGAGGCAGTAGTCACAAATCGACACACAGGAGATTCCCTCTGAACATCTCGAAACacttttactgtgagggtgaccgagcactggcacagttTAGCCAGAGAGGTTGTGTGTCCTTTGAGATACTCACAAGCCATCCGGACATGGtctggctctaggtggccctgcttgagcagggaggcTGGACTAGAGGACCCCCAGAGatcaacctcaaccattctgtggtttCCACCATCCTTTGGGCCTACCTACCAGATGTATGTTGATGTTACCCTGTTCTTCCTTGGCAATTGAACCTTTGTTGCTAGTAGATGGCTTCATAAGTCAGGGAATAAAAGAGCGGGGCCCCCTCCTGATACTGAGCATCTCAGTACAGTCCTACCAGTAATAATGTGCAAATCTGGGAAAACAGCCCCTGCCTGAAGTTTTTATTAGAGGTCTGAATTCCTCTAGATGAAAGCCTCACATACATTCATTGATCATTCATGATGTCTGTGAAATGCCTCTGAAGAGCGACTTAAAAGTACGGTCACTTACGAATATGGCCATGCAAAAGTTGCTTGTGTACTCAAAACCAAGGTGGGAGGTAGGAGAGAAGGAAGTATTTGTGCCCTTCGATCATGCTTCCACAGGTTTGATATCCTGTGTGTGATGGACTTCCTCTGTTTTTTACCTATTATACAGATTCAACATTCTGTGCAAAAAGGCACACCTAATGGCTTTTCATATCTAGAAGTCCACCTCTTTCTCTACATTTTCCAGTAGGAAACGGGGTGGTTCACCAACAAAGAATGATCTGAGACTCCAGGCTTCCAGATTTCCTTTTGTACTTGTTTTCCCACTGCTACAACAGTCCTCTTTTTGGTTTCTGCTCTGACGGCTGGAACAGGTTCAGTGCCAAGCTCTAGGAACATGGCTGGCTGCATACGAAAACCTTGCAACCATCACTGACAGTGGCCAACTGGCAATtgatcctgctctgctgcttggtGCTTCTTTTGTAGGCCTAGTCAGAGAATGTTTGCATCACCTGATGGTTTTCCTGAACTATTTGTCTTAACCGTAGCTCCTCAGTTTTGTTATGTTCCCTGCTTCACAGCTGGTACTTTGTGTGATGGTGGTTGAGTGGCTGAAGTCCTGCAAACCTAGAAGTATGACATTCTGGTCCTGAAACAATTTCTGCAATCTCTTCTTTCTGATAGGGAAACGGTAGACTGAAGCCccatgcaaaaagaaattaatattattacACGATACACATCCTGTACTGCTGGAACATCCAGGAACTGCTGGAATTTTAAGAAGTAAAGTGAAAGTAAAAGATTATGAAATGGGACAGAGGGAATTCTCGGAAGTTCCCTTAATTCCCTTAGAGGAAAGCAAGTATGTCTTCACAGGACAAAATGGCTAGACACAAATCACTGTGGATAGTGTTGAAGACTGGCTCAGCGGAGTGCTTGTTTTGCTGGTACACCACTTCCGTGGGCAGCTGCGCTGCCCCAGTGGAGGTTTTTCAACTGGGCACACAGTCAAGCATCATTGCAATGTCAGCAGCTGTGTGCCAGCTCAGATGCTACCAGTATATTTGTTAACATTGATGTGGCCTAAGAGTATCCACACAGGGTAGTACTATAATTACAGCAGTATGATTGTAGAACTCTGTTCGTGGCGTATTTCGTGGTGTAGGCAAGCCTTTGTAAAACCCTGGTCTTGCCAGTGTTACCACGTGAAACCTTCATTTCTGAAGTCCCATTGACTGCCCCAAGTGCAGAGCTAATTGCATGAGAAGGATCTAAGGGGTTTAATCCTTCTCCTGATACttcaatgaaaattaatttcttatataTTATGTATGAGtaatatatttctgtttgtacATTAATATTAATGTTGCATATTTTTGAGCACAAGTTCTATTCTGTAGGATTAAATTATCATGGTAAGTAATAGCCTGGAAATCTGCGGGAATAAAGGTTGAGTTGAGAGTGGACAATtaagggcagggggagggtcCTGAGTCACGCTTCAGAAAGTGAAATTAATCAGCATTAATTTTCCATAGTATGGGAGAAAAGTGGTTTTAGTGTTTAAGTCAAACAAAATGAGGTATATAAAAAGCCCCTGATTTTGCCTTTCTGTTAAAATCCAGAGAGCTTTTACAAAATTTGTGATGGAGAAAAGACACAAAAGAGTATTCTCTTGTGCGT comes from Grus americana isolate bGruAme1 chromosome 2, bGruAme1.mat, whole genome shotgun sequence and encodes:
- the ZNF521 gene encoding zinc finger protein 521 isoform X5 yields the protein MSRRKQAKPRSLKVEENETEDQQAGVGHTAAQTDPNCKLEDKAEDGEVLDCKKRPDEGEELEEEVVHSCDSCLQVFESLSDITEHKINQCQLADGVDVEDDPTCSWPASSPSSKDQTSPSHGEGCDFGEEEGGPGLPYPCQFCDKSFSRLSYLKHHEQSHSDKLPFKCTYCSRLFKHKRSRDRHIKLHTGDKKYHCSECDAAFSRSDHLKIHLKTHTSNKPYKCAICRRGFLSSSSLHGHMQVHERNKDGSQSASRMEDWKMKDTQKCSQCEEGFDFPEDLQKHIAECHPECSPNEDRSALQCVYCHELFVEETSLVNHMEQAHNGEKKNSCSICSENFHTVEELYSHMDSHQQPESCNHSNSPSLVTVGYTSVSSTTPDSNLSVDSSTMVETAPPIPKGRGRKRAAQQVPDITGPSSKQAKVTYSCIYCNKQLFSSLAVLQIHLKTMHLDKPEQAHICQYCLEVLPSLYNLNEHLKQVHEAPDPALIVSTMPAMVYQCNFCSEVFNDLNTLQEHIRCSHGFANPAAKDSNAFFCPHCYMGFLTDSSLEEHIRQVHCDLSSSRFGSPVLGTPKDPVVEVYSCSYCTNSPIFNSVLKLNKHIKENHKNIPLALNYIHNGKKSRAMSPLSPVTIEQTSLKMMQAVGGAPPRPAGEYICNQCGAKYTSLDGFQTHLKTHLDTVLPKLTCPQCNKEFPNQESLLKHVTIHFMITSTYYICESCDKQFTSVDDLQKHLLDMHTFVFFRCTLCQEVFDSKVSIQLHLAVKHSNEKKVYRCTSCNWDFRNETDLQLHVKHNHLENQGKVHKCIFCGESFGTEVELQCHITTHSKKYNCKFCSKAFHAIILLEKHLREKHCVFETKTPNCGANGASEQVQKEEVELQTLLTNSQESHNSHDGSEEDVDTSEPMYGCDICGAAYTMETLLQNHQLRDHNIRPGESAIVKKKAELIKGNYKCNVCSRTFFSENGLREHMQTHLGPVKHYMCPICGERFPSLLTLTEHKVTHSKSLDTGNCRICKMPLQSEEEFLEHCQMHPDLRNSLTGFRCVVCMQTVTSTLELKIHGTFHMQKTGNGSAVQSTGRAQHLQKLYKCASCLKEFRSKQDLVKLDINGLPYGLCASCVNLSKSGSPSVNIPSSSNRQGMGQSENLSSIENKSKAGGLKTRCSSCNVKFESESELQNHIQSIHRELVPDSNSTQLKTPQVSPMPRISPSQTEEKKTYQCIKCQMVFYNEWDIQVHVANHMIDEGLNHECKLCNQTFDSPAKLQCHLIEHSFEGMGGTFKCPVCFTVFVQANKLQQHIFSAHGQEDKIYDCTQCPQKFFFQTELQNHTMTQHSS
- the ZNF521 gene encoding zinc finger protein 521 isoform X8 — encoded protein: MSRRKQAKPRSLKDPNCKLEDKAEDGEVLDCKKRPDEGEELEEEVVHSCDSCLQVFESLSDITEHKINQCQLADGVDVEDDPTCSWPASSPSSKDQTSPSHGEGCDFGEEEGGPGLPYPCQFCDKSFSRLSYLKHHEQSHSDKLPFKCTYCSRLFKHKRSRDRHIKLHTGDKKYHCSECDAAFSRSDHLKIHLKTHTSNKPYKCAICRRGFLSSSSLHGHMQVHERNKDGSQSASRMEDWKMKDTQKCSQCEEGFDFPEDLQKHIAECHPECSPNEDRSALQCVYCHELFVEETSLVNHMEQAHNGEKKNSCSICSENFHTVEELYSHMDSHQQPESCNHSNSPSLVTVGYTSVSSTTPDSNLSVDSSTMVETAPPIPKGRGRKRAAQQVPDITGPSSKQAKVTYSCIYCNKQLFSSLAVLQIHLKTMHLDKPEQAHICQYCLEVLPSLYNLNEHLKQVHEAPDPALIVSTMPAMVYQCNFCSEVFNDLNTLQEHIRCSHGFANPAAKDSNAFFCPHCYMGFLTDSSLEEHIRQVHCDLSSSRFGSPVLGTPKDPVVEVYSCSYCTNSPIFNSVLKLNKHIKENHKNIPLALNYIHNGKKSRAMSPLSPVTIEQTSLKMMQAVGGAPPRPAGEYICNQCGAKYTSLDGFQTHLKTHLDTVLPKLTCPQCNKEFPNQESLLKHVTIHFMITSTYYICESCDKQFTSVDDLQKHLLDMHTFVFFRCTLCQEVFDSKVSIQLHLAVKHSNEKKVYRCTSCNWDFRNETDLQLHVKHNHLENQGKVHKCIFCGESFGTEVELQCHITTHSKKYNCKFCSKAFHAIILLEKHLREKHCVFETKTPNCGANGASEQVQKEEVELQTLLTNSQESHNSHDGSEEDVDTSEPMYGCDICGAAYTMETLLQNHQLRDHNIRPGESAIVKKKAELIKGNYKCNVCSRTFFSENGLREHMQTHLGPVKHYMCPICGERFPSLLTLTEHKVTHSKSLDTGNCRICKMPLQSEEEFLEHCQMHPDLRNSLTGFRCVVCMQTVTSTLELKIHGTFHMQKTGNGSAVQSTGRAQHLQKLYKCASCLKEFRSKQDLVKLDINGLPYGLCASCVNLSKSGSPSVNIPSSSNRQGMGQSENLSSIENKSKAGGLKTRCSSCNVKFESESELQNHIQSIHRELVPDSNSTQLKTPQVSPMPRISPSQTEEKKTYQCIKCQMVFYNEWDIQVHVANHMIDEGLNHECKLCNQTFDSPAKLQCHLIEHSFEGMGGTFKCPVCFTVFVQANKLQQHIFSAHGQEDKIYDCTQCPQKFFFQTELQNHTMTQHSS